A region of Candidatus Dependentiae bacterium DNA encodes the following proteins:
- a CDS encoding glycosyltransferase family A protein: protein MEHITKLYGIVIFCAVALCVSLHAEQKKFVIVTASYNNKDWYECNVSSILSQQYDAWRLIYINDCSTDGTGQLVQNYIQEKGYQDRVLFLDNKKRRGHLANQYNVIHMCAKDEIIVILDGDDWFAHEHVLHYLNLKYQDPNVWMTFGQFWYFKRNVKGVCRPIPQEFVEKNTVRQYQGWVLSHLRTFYAGLYQLIKIEDLLYEGQFYPMFADGVTMYPMFEMAAERAKFISEPLCIYNDANQLSFFNDHKEKQEKIRKEVCGKKPYNRLELASFLQG from the coding sequence ATGGAACACATAACAAAACTGTATGGTATCGTCATCTTTTGTGCTGTAGCGCTGTGCGTTTCCTTGCATGCTGAACAGAAAAAATTTGTTATCGTCACCGCTTCATACAACAATAAAGATTGGTACGAGTGTAATGTGAGCTCAATACTGTCGCAACAATACGATGCATGGCGTTTGATTTACATTAACGATTGTTCCACCGATGGCACCGGGCAGTTAGTGCAGAACTATATTCAAGAAAAGGGTTATCAAGATAGGGTGCTATTTCTTGATAACAAAAAAAGACGGGGCCATTTAGCAAACCAATATAATGTGATTCATATGTGTGCTAAAGACGAAATTATCGTGATTCTTGATGGCGATGATTGGTTTGCGCATGAGCATGTGCTGCACTATTTAAATTTAAAATATCAAGATCCTAATGTGTGGATGACCTTTGGGCAATTTTGGTATTTTAAGCGCAATGTTAAGGGTGTTTGTAGGCCAATACCTCAAGAGTTTGTTGAAAAAAATACGGTGCGTCAATACCAAGGGTGGGTTTTGTCTCATTTGCGCACTTTCTATGCAGGATTGTATCAATTAATTAAAATCGAAGATTTGCTCTATGAAGGTCAGTTTTATCCGATGTTTGCCGATGGGGTAACCATGTATCCAATGTTTGAAATGGCAGCAGAACGAGCGAAATTTATCAGTGAGCCTTTGTGTATATATAACGATGCTAATCAACTTTCATTTTTTAACGACCACAAAGAAAAGCAAGAAAAAATCCGTAAAGAAGTATGTGGAAAAAAACCTTATAATCGTCTTGAGTTGGCTTCTTTTTTGCAAGGATAA